A DNA window from Boseongicola sp. contains the following coding sequences:
- a CDS encoding GNAT family N-acetyltransferase has product MNAPRHEMPTLGPAIELAGKFAANIPVLTSEHVRLRAPQLSDFEGFAEIFCSDRSAFIDGPYSREQAWGEFHGLMSCWMIYGHGGWAVEEIATGKLAGFVMLGLEPGDEEVELGFLFRAWAEGRGFAFEAAELARDFAWDVLKFSTLVSYVDESNVRSVALAQRLGGFDDTPPEFHEADTCVFRHLPKGARS; this is encoded by the coding sequence ATGAACGCCCCCCGACACGAAATGCCGACGCTTGGTCCCGCCATCGAACTGGCCGGAAAGTTCGCTGCCAATATCCCCGTGCTGACATCGGAACATGTGCGCCTCCGCGCGCCGCAGCTTTCCGACTTTGAAGGTTTCGCCGAGATCTTCTGTTCAGACCGCAGCGCCTTCATCGATGGCCCCTACTCGCGCGAACAGGCTTGGGGCGAGTTTCACGGGTTGATGTCGTGCTGGATGATCTATGGACACGGCGGCTGGGCGGTGGAAGAGATTGCGACCGGCAAGCTCGCTGGTTTCGTCATGCTTGGGCTAGAACCCGGCGACGAAGAAGTCGAACTTGGCTTTTTGTTCCGCGCATGGGCCGAAGGCCGCGGCTTTGCTTTTGAGGCCGCCGAACTGGCCCGCGATTTCGCGTGGGACGTTCTGAAATTCTCGACGCTGGTCAGCTATGTCGACGAGAGCAATGTGCGGTCGGTTGCACTGGCCCAGCGGTTGGGTGGGTTTGACGACACGCCCCCAGAATTCCACGAAGCCGACACTTGCGTGTTCCGCCATTTGCCGAAAGGCGCGCGCTCATGA
- a CDS encoding F0F1 ATP synthase subunit C, which produces MEGDVVQMGAYIGAGLACTGMGGAAVGVGHVVGNFLSGALRNPSAAGGQTATMFIGIAFSEALGIFSFLVALLLMFAV; this is translated from the coding sequence ATGGAAGGTGACGTCGTACAAATGGGTGCTTACATCGGTGCCGGTCTTGCATGTACTGGTATGGGCGGCGCAGCCGTCGGTGTGGGCCACGTTGTTGGCAACTTCCTGTCGGGTGCATTGCGCAACCCATCCGCCGCTGGCGGTCAGACAGCGACTATGTTCATCGGTATCGCGTTCTCGGAAGCGCTGGGGATCTTCTCGTTCCTCGTTGCGCTTCTGCTGATGTTCGCCGTTTAA
- a CDS encoding GNAT family N-acetyltransferase, with amino-acid sequence MTPQLTDTPVLETERLILRAPHGDDLPHWTELAVSDRSKFIGGPYTQDMAFRAWAGVIGHWAIRGFGMFVLEPKGGGDPVGHLGHWQPEGWPEREIGWCIWSSKVEGKGFAFEAARAVCEYTFQILKWDTAVSYIDDGNQRSEALAARLGAIVDPDAPKPDKDWPPINVYRHSVERWQS; translated from the coding sequence ATGACCCCACAACTCACCGATACTCCAGTTCTGGAAACCGAGCGCTTGATCCTGCGCGCGCCCCATGGCGATGATCTGCCCCACTGGACGGAACTCGCCGTGTCAGACCGGTCCAAATTCATTGGTGGGCCGTACACGCAAGATATGGCGTTCCGCGCCTGGGCGGGCGTCATCGGACATTGGGCCATCCGTGGCTTTGGCATGTTCGTTCTGGAACCCAAAGGCGGCGGCGATCCCGTCGGTCATCTCGGGCACTGGCAACCAGAAGGCTGGCCAGAACGCGAAATCGGTTGGTGCATCTGGTCATCCAAGGTCGAAGGCAAAGGCTTTGCTTTCGAAGCCGCGCGCGCGGTGTGCGAGTATACGTTCCAAATCCTAAAATGGGATACCGCCGTCAGCTATATCGACGATGGCAACCAGCGCTCTGAAGCACTGGCCGCCCGCCTTGGCGCGATCGTGGATCCTGATGCCCCAAAACCAGACAAAGACTGGCCACCCATTAACGTCTATCGGCACAGTGTCGAACGGTGGCAGTCATGA
- a CDS encoding SDR family oxidoreductase, with the protein MVSTSYDFPEFKDKAILITGASTGIGAELARAFAAQGAKVGLHYNSSKEQAEALADEIRAAGGTVVLIQADACDTKALVEAVENAADALGGLDGLINNAVALGVITSPFHERYSTKEQLAAMQATIPQGRLGIVEDCGGAFLFLASDEMSAYIIGQTIEVNGGQLMP; encoded by the coding sequence ATGGTCAGCACAAGCTATGATTTCCCAGAATTTAAAGACAAAGCCATCTTGATAACCGGCGCCTCGACCGGGATTGGCGCTGAACTTGCGCGCGCCTTCGCCGCCCAAGGCGCGAAGGTCGGATTGCACTATAATTCCAGCAAAGAACAAGCCGAAGCATTGGCCGACGAAATACGCGCGGCTGGCGGCACTGTGGTCCTCATCCAGGCTGACGCATGTGACACCAAAGCCCTCGTCGAGGCGGTAGAAAACGCAGCAGATGCGCTTGGTGGGTTAGACGGGCTAATCAATAATGCAGTTGCTCTAGGTGTCATAACCTCGCCATTTCACGAACGTTACTCGACAAAAGAGCAATTGGCCGCAATGCAGGCTACAATCCCTCAAGGGCGACTTGGCATAGTGGAAGATTGCGGCGGAGCATTTCTGTTCCTCGCCTCTGACGAAATGTCCGCCTATATCATCGGCCAAACGATCGAAGTGAACGGTGGGCAGTTGATGCCGTAG
- a CDS encoding chorismate mutase, with protein MNDAVTRAADLLAGHRDSIDRLDAILVYTLAERFKQTQAVGRLKAEHDLPPSDPAREANQIERLEWLSKEADLDPEFAKKFLNFIIQEVIQHHEQHQK; from the coding sequence ATGAATGACGCCGTAACCCGCGCCGCCGACCTTTTGGCAGGCCACCGCGACAGCATCGACCGCCTTGACGCGATCCTGGTTTACACGCTTGCCGAACGGTTCAAGCAGACCCAGGCTGTGGGGCGTCTGAAAGCAGAACATGACCTTCCGCCCAGTGATCCTGCGCGCGAGGCCAACCAGATCGAACGCCTTGAATGGCTCTCGAAAGAAGCGGATTTGGATCCCGAATTCGCCAAGAAATTTCTGAATTTCATCATTCAGGAAGTCATCCAGCATCACGAACAACATCAGAAATAA
- a CDS encoding peptidoglycan-binding protein — protein MLRIVSVMAIVTLTVSPTAWAQDISLIIGNEDYANISDVRRADEVTSAVRVLNEAGLQTIALSDASAEEIQQAMSSFGQMANTAERQLVVLSGRFVHSQTETYFLPADFEAQPLATVSSSALPLSVILAYLASTQGHSILAIATDDEDGAFGPHLTFGTGQIDLPQGVTMLRGAPRNLARFIRGTLAEPGANIAEAAASARISVSGYLASDQSFLDMPPPEQAVAEAPAVPTDQRIQDLRAWRSADSANTPGAYQTYIDEFPNGEFVRMAENRLQALTDTPELRAERTEQALDLDRDQRREIQRDLSLLDYNTRGIDGIFGRGTRAAVKSWQEANGFEASGFLSGDQITRLDAQAERRAAELEAEAERRREEQLARDSAFWSETGAVGDEAGYRLYLERFPDGEFAEVARARLDEIERQKRAETDARDRQLWDEASAQNTIESYRDYLDIAPNGAFREVAVERINALEKAAREADANSQAAREEQALNLNTTTRRVSEGRLDRLNLKPGRVDGTFDDDTRRAIRRYQAARNRPETGFLNEALVIQLLADSVRSIFQ, from the coding sequence GTGTTGCGTATCGTATCTGTAATGGCCATTGTCACATTAACCGTGTCGCCAACCGCTTGGGCGCAGGACATCAGCTTGATCATCGGTAACGAGGATTACGCCAACATCAGCGATGTAAGGCGCGCTGACGAGGTGACATCTGCCGTGCGGGTTTTGAACGAGGCTGGTTTGCAAACCATCGCTCTTTCGGATGCCTCGGCCGAGGAAATTCAACAGGCCATGTCCAGCTTTGGTCAGATGGCCAACACTGCGGAACGTCAGTTGGTCGTTCTCTCCGGTCGCTTTGTGCATTCCCAGACCGAGACCTATTTCCTGCCCGCAGACTTTGAGGCGCAACCTCTGGCCACAGTTTCCAGTAGTGCACTGCCTCTGTCAGTGATCCTGGCATATCTGGCTTCGACGCAAGGCCATTCGATCCTGGCCATAGCGACCGACGATGAAGACGGCGCATTTGGACCGCATCTTACTTTCGGTACGGGACAGATCGATTTGCCACAAGGTGTAACGATGCTGCGAGGCGCTCCACGAAATCTGGCAAGGTTCATCAGGGGCACATTGGCCGAACCAGGGGCAAACATCGCAGAGGCTGCAGCCAGCGCACGGATCAGCGTTTCTGGCTATCTTGCTTCTGATCAGAGCTTTTTGGACATGCCGCCGCCCGAGCAGGCCGTCGCAGAAGCGCCAGCCGTTCCGACGGATCAGCGAATACAGGATTTGCGAGCCTGGCGCAGCGCCGATTCTGCCAACACGCCAGGGGCCTATCAGACCTACATCGACGAATTCCCAAATGGAGAGTTTGTGCGGATGGCCGAAAACCGCCTTCAAGCCCTGACCGACACACCTGAATTGCGCGCCGAGCGCACCGAGCAGGCTCTTGACCTTGATCGCGATCAACGACGCGAAATACAGCGGGACTTGTCCCTGCTTGACTACAACACCCGTGGCATCGACGGCATCTTCGGGCGCGGCACCCGCGCCGCCGTCAAAAGCTGGCAGGAAGCCAATGGTTTCGAAGCCAGTGGTTTTCTAAGTGGCGATCAGATCACCCGACTTGATGCTCAGGCCGAGCGGCGCGCAGCCGAACTTGAAGCCGAAGCCGAGCGGCGACGCGAAGAGCAATTGGCGCGCGACAGCGCATTTTGGTCCGAAACCGGGGCAGTAGGGGACGAGGCTGGTTACCGGCTTTATCTTGAACGGTTCCCAGACGGCGAATTTGCCGAGGTCGCCCGCGCCAGACTGGACGAGATCGAACGGCAGAAACGCGCGGAAACCGACGCAAGAGATCGCCAACTTTGGGATGAGGCAAGCGCACAAAACACGATCGAGTCCTATCGCGATTACCTGGATATTGCCCCTAATGGTGCCTTTCGCGAAGTTGCGGTCGAACGCATAAACGCACTGGAAAAAGCGGCGCGCGAGGCGGACGCCAATTCTCAGGCGGCGCGTGAAGAACAGGCTTTGAACCTTAACACAACCACCCGGCGGGTCAGTGAAGGTCGTTTGGACAGGCTCAATCTGAAACCTGGCCGCGTTGACGGCACGTTTGACGACGATACCCGGCGTGCCATTCGTCGGTATCAGGCCGCGCGCAACCGACCAGAAACAGGCTTCCTGAACGAAGCACTGGTTATCCAGTTGCTCGCTGATTCAGTCCGGTCAATTTTCCAATAA
- a CDS encoding F0F1 ATP synthase subunit B: MTRIFTLIALVAATPAMAAGDVFFSLANTDFVVTIAFLLFVGVLFYYKVPGLLGGLLDKRAEGIQAELDEARALREEAQTLLASFERKQLEVQEQADRIVAAAKQGAADAAEQAKADLVKSIERRVQAAADQIGSAEAAAVRQVRDEAIRIAVASASEVIAKDMKDDRANALIDEAIETVKTKLH; this comes from the coding sequence ATGACACGTATTTTCACACTTATCGCCCTGGTCGCAGCCACGCCTGCCATGGCCGCTGGCGACGTGTTCTTCTCGCTGGCGAACACGGACTTTGTCGTCACCATCGCGTTCCTGTTGTTCGTTGGTGTCTTGTTCTACTACAAAGTGCCCGGCCTGCTGGGTGGCTTGCTGGACAAGCGCGCCGAGGGCATTCAGGCGGAACTGGACGAAGCCCGCGCGCTGCGCGAAGAAGCCCAGACTTTGCTGGCTAGTTTCGAACGCAAGCAGTTGGAAGTTCAGGAGCAGGCTGATCGCATCGTTGCGGCTGCCAAGCAAGGCGCTGCGGATGCCGCTGAGCAAGCGAAAGCTGATCTGGTCAAGTCGATTGAGCGGCGCGTCCAAGCTGCCGCCGATCAAATTGGGTCGGCAGAAGCTGCAGCGGTTCGTCAGGTTCGCGACGAAGCGATCCGGATTGCTGTTGCTTCGGCTAGCGAAGTAATTGCCAAAGACATGAAAGACGATCGCGCCAACGCTCTGATCGACGAGGCGATTGAAACGGTAAAGACCAAACTTCACTAA
- the trmD gene encoding tRNA (guanosine(37)-N1)-methyltransferase TrmD, whose amino-acid sequence MSDGPSISHGRLAISATERPRELMTDRPDIAGAWTARIITLFPDAFPGTLGLSVTGKALQEGLWQLDPIDLRLFGQGKHRNVDDTPSGGGAGMVLRPDVMGRAIRYAQNGTPTKRAKWPLVYLSPRGKPFTQATAQRFAAADGLTMICGRFEGLDERVIEHFDVEEVSLGDFVMTGGEIAAQAMIDATVRLMPGVLGNDASAEKESFSDGLLEHPQYTRPAEWEGLTIPEVLTSGDHGAVDRWRRTQSERTTRQQRPDLWAKFGQSSEKDK is encoded by the coding sequence ATGAGCGACGGTCCTTCGATATCCCACGGTCGGTTGGCAATCAGTGCGACGGAACGACCGCGCGAGTTGATGACTGATCGTCCCGACATCGCCGGGGCGTGGACGGCACGGATCATCACGCTTTTTCCCGATGCATTTCCGGGCACTCTGGGTCTTTCGGTCACCGGAAAGGCTCTGCAGGAAGGGCTTTGGCAACTTGACCCGATTGATCTGCGCCTTTTTGGTCAGGGTAAACACCGCAATGTAGATGACACTCCCTCCGGTGGCGGCGCTGGCATGGTTCTGCGCCCAGACGTCATGGGCCGCGCCATTCGCTATGCGCAGAACGGCACACCGACCAAACGCGCAAAGTGGCCACTGGTCTATCTGTCGCCGCGCGGCAAGCCGTTTACGCAAGCCACAGCGCAACGTTTTGCCGCCGCAGACGGACTAACAATGATTTGTGGACGATTTGAAGGTCTGGATGAGCGGGTCATCGAACACTTTGATGTTGAAGAGGTTTCCTTAGGTGACTTCGTCATGACAGGCGGCGAAATTGCGGCCCAGGCCATGATCGACGCGACCGTGCGCCTGATGCCGGGTGTTCTGGGGAACGATGCATCGGCCGAAAAAGAAAGTTTTTCGGATGGTCTGCTTGAACACCCGCAATACACCCGGCCCGCCGAATGGGAGGGATTGACGATCCCCGAGGTTCTTACATCGGGTGATCATGGTGCCGTTGATCGTTGGCGCCGCACCCAGTCGGAAAGAACAACGCGCCAGCAACGCCCGGATTTATGGGCGAAATTCGGCCAATCTTCTGAAAAAGACAAATAA
- a CDS encoding sugar O-acetyltransferase, which yields MQNEMTEFQKMRAGLPYHNPDAEIFALQSEATQQYLAVNRTEGAADRSERDRLLRESLGSFGRSFLNPPVRWEYGKHIFIGDTCLINTNCLFMDGADIRTGNHTLIAPNCSLITASHPLEYEDRMTIDPETGNATGGYGINTPITIGTGCWIGAGATILPGVTIGDGTTVAAGSVVTKSLPSRVLAAGVPAKVIRELKPG from the coding sequence ATGCAGAATGAAATGACCGAGTTTCAAAAGATGCGCGCCGGATTGCCCTATCACAATCCCGACGCCGAGATATTTGCACTCCAGTCCGAGGCGACCCAGCAATATCTGGCTGTCAACAGAACCGAGGGCGCTGCGGATCGATCGGAAAGAGACCGTCTCCTGCGGGAGTCACTGGGATCATTTGGCAGGAGTTTCCTGAACCCGCCTGTGCGATGGGAATACGGTAAGCACATATTCATTGGCGACACCTGTCTGATCAACACCAACTGCCTTTTCATGGATGGTGCGGACATACGCACAGGCAATCATACTTTGATCGCCCCCAACTGCAGCCTGATCACCGCCAGCCATCCGCTGGAGTACGAAGACCGCATGACGATTGACCCCGAAACAGGGAATGCGACAGGCGGCTATGGCATCAATACGCCGATCACCATTGGAACAGGTTGCTGGATTGGTGCCGGTGCAACTATTTTGCCGGGCGTCACCATCGGCGACGGCACCACCGTTGCTGCCGGGTCAGTCGTGACCAAATCACTTCCATCTCGAGTGTTGGCGGCGGGGGTTCCGGCCAAGGTTATCCGCGAACTGAAGCCCGGGTAA
- the rpmE gene encoding 50S ribosomal protein L31 — translation MKKDTHPDYHLIDVKMTNGDIVQMRSTWGKEGDTLSLDIDPTVHPAWTGGGARLMDTGGRVSKFKKKYEGLGF, via the coding sequence ATGAAAAAAGACACTCATCCCGACTATCACCTCATCGACGTCAAAATGACGAATGGCGATATCGTTCAGATGCGCTCGACCTGGGGCAAAGAAGGCGACACGCTTTCGTTGGACATCGACCCAACTGTGCACCCTGCCTGGACTGGCGGCGGCGCGCGTTTGATGGACACCGGCGGTCGTGTTTCCAAGTTCAAAAAGAAATACGAAGGTCTGGGTTTCTAA
- the phaR gene encoding polyhydroxyalkanoate synthesis repressor PhaR has protein sequence MAGEPLLIKRYASRRLYNTETSDYVTLDDIAGFIRDGREVQIVDLKSGDDLTRQYLLQIIAEHESRGENVLPTDVLTDLVRSYTTQAQSVVPQFLAMSFEMLRDGQSKVMENVSGPMTGMPGFDAMKAQQEAFMKAMTGGFGAPWAGGAPEKDEEGDDKESSGIDLDDIRAQLAAMQAQLMKMGKPPK, from the coding sequence ATGGCTGGGGAACCGCTTCTGATCAAGCGATATGCGAGTCGCCGTCTGTATAATACAGAGACGTCTGACTATGTGACGCTGGACGATATAGCAGGGTTCATTCGCGACGGCCGTGAAGTGCAGATTGTCGATCTAAAATCCGGCGATGATTTAACACGCCAGTATTTGCTGCAAATCATTGCCGAGCACGAAAGCCGGGGCGAGAATGTTCTGCCAACCGACGTGCTGACGGATCTTGTGCGATCATACACGACGCAGGCGCAATCTGTTGTTCCGCAATTCCTTGCGATGAGCTTTGAGATGCTTCGCGACGGTCAATCAAAAGTCATGGAAAATGTTTCAGGTCCGATGACCGGGATGCCAGGGTTCGACGCAATGAAAGCCCAGCAAGAGGCGTTTATGAAGGCAATGACCGGCGGCTTTGGCGCGCCTTGGGCCGGTGGCGCACCTGAAAAGGACGAGGAAGGCGACGACAAAGAGAGTAGTGGCATCGATCTTGACGACATCCGCGCCCAGCTGGCAGCAATGCAGGCCCAGCTTATGAAAATGGGAAAACCTCCGAAGTAG
- the rimM gene encoding 16S rRNA processing protein RimM, producing MSDRVCVGAIAGAFGVKGEVRLKSFCAEPDAIDTYGPLSSEDEAASFDVRITRSVKNGFAARLSGVNSKEAADALKGARLYAPRDVLPDLPDDEYYHTDLIGMTVLDTGGNELGRVKAVLNHGAGDLLEISGKGLKEPVLLPFSLAVVPTVDVKVGRIIADPPEGLFE from the coding sequence ATGTCGGACAGGGTTTGTGTGGGCGCCATCGCAGGCGCTTTCGGGGTTAAAGGCGAGGTCAGACTGAAAAGTTTCTGCGCCGAGCCTGATGCCATCGACACCTATGGGCCGCTCTCGTCAGAAGACGAAGCGGCCTCGTTCGACGTGCGCATTACTCGTTCGGTCAAGAACGGTTTCGCCGCCAGACTATCAGGCGTTAACAGCAAAGAGGCCGCCGACGCCCTGAAAGGCGCGCGACTTTATGCGCCCCGTGATGTGCTGCCTGATTTGCCGGATGACGAGTATTATCACACCGATCTGATCGGTATGACCGTGCTCGATACCGGTGGGAATGAACTTGGTCGTGTGAAAGCCGTTCTCAATCATGGCGCAGGCGATCTGCTTGAAATTTCAGGGAAAGGCTTGAAGGAGCCAGTCCTGTTGCCTTTCTCGTTAGCCGTCGTCCCGACCGTTGATGTGAAGGTTGGTCGTATCATCGCCGACCCACCAGAGGGGTTGTTTGAATGA
- a CDS encoding M20/M25/M40 family metallo-hydrolase — translation MNTELLKRLCETPGVPGHEERVRDLILSEVEGLFDEVRQDPMGSLHCVRKGKGKDPQRIMLLCHMDEIGFMVSHITEKGFLYVQPVGGFDPRNLFSRRVMVCTEEGDLKGVMNPAGRPVHIASAEDRKRIPQPHEFIVDLGLGDAAKDHVNIGDMVVMDEPFLEMGDKFVSKALDNRVACWLGIETARGLGKAKTNAEVHIVFTSQEEVGLRGARTASYSVKPDIGIGVDTTLSCDTPGVPEQDRTTVQGKGFGLHIRDGSYIADKGLVADIAALAEKKKIPYQRTMLRAGGQDGAAAQQAAAGSRAIGIVVGTRYIHTVTEMIDQTDLKAARDILVAYLKSQ, via the coding sequence ATGAACACCGAATTGCTGAAACGTCTTTGCGAGACACCCGGCGTACCAGGACATGAAGAGCGCGTGCGCGATCTGATTTTGTCCGAGGTTGAGGGGCTGTTTGACGAAGTGCGTCAAGACCCGATGGGGTCGCTGCATTGCGTGCGCAAAGGCAAAGGCAAGGACCCGCAGCGGATCATGTTGTTGTGCCACATGGACGAAATCGGCTTTATGGTCAGCCACATCACCGAGAAAGGCTTTCTTTATGTTCAGCCGGTGGGTGGTTTTGATCCACGCAATCTGTTCTCGCGTCGAGTGATGGTTTGCACTGAAGAAGGCGATTTGAAGGGGGTCATGAACCCGGCCGGGCGCCCCGTGCATATTGCATCCGCCGAAGATCGTAAGCGCATCCCGCAGCCGCACGAGTTCATCGTCGATTTGGGTCTTGGCGATGCTGCCAAAGATCATGTGAATATCGGCGACATGGTCGTTATGGACGAGCCGTTTCTGGAAATGGGCGACAAGTTTGTGTCCAAAGCGTTGGACAACCGGGTCGCGTGCTGGCTGGGGATCGAAACGGCGCGGGGATTGGGCAAGGCCAAAACCAACGCCGAGGTTCACATCGTGTTCACTTCGCAGGAAGAAGTCGGCCTTCGCGGGGCTCGAACGGCCTCGTATTCAGTGAAACCGGATATCGGTATTGGCGTCGACACCACGCTAAGTTGCGATACACCAGGTGTTCCCGAACAGGATCGGACGACGGTTCAGGGCAAAGGCTTTGGGCTGCACATTCGCGACGGCTCTTACATCGCCGACAAGGGGTTGGTGGCGGATATTGCAGCTTTGGCCGAGAAGAAGAAGATCCCCTATCAGCGCACGATGTTACGGGCGGGAGGTCAAGACGGTGCCGCTGCTCAGCAGGCTGCAGCAGGGTCGCGCGCTATCGGGATAGTGGTCGGAACACGGTATATCCACACGGTGACCGAAATGATCGACCAGACCGACCTGAAAGCGGCACGAGACATTCTGGTGGCCTATCTGAAATCTCAGTAA
- the rplS gene encoding 50S ribosomal protein L19 has product MDLIAELEAEQVAALGNTIPDFKAGDTIRVGYKVTEGTRSRVQNYEGVCIARKNGAGIAGSFTVRKISFGEGVERVFPLHSTNIDSITVVRRGRVRRAKLYYLRSRRGKSARIAEDSHYKPRSNA; this is encoded by the coding sequence ATGGATCTGATCGCTGAACTGGAAGCCGAGCAGGTCGCTGCGCTTGGTAATACAATTCCGGATTTCAAAGCGGGTGACACAATTCGTGTCGGTTACAAAGTGACAGAAGGCACGCGCAGCCGTGTTCAGAACTACGAAGGTGTCTGCATTGCGCGCAAGAACGGCGCTGGCATCGCGGGTTCGTTCACTGTCCGTAAGATTTCTTTCGGTGAAGGCGTTGAGCGGGTATTCCCGCTGCATTCGACCAACATCGATTCCATCACAGTTGTGCGTCGTGGCCGTGTGCGCCGCGCCAAGCTGTACTATCTTCGTTCGCGTCGCGGTAAGTCCGCACGTATCGCCGAAGATTCACACTATAAGCCCAGATCAAACGCGTAA
- the rpsP gene encoding 30S ribosomal protein S16 has product MAMKIRLARGGSKKRPFYRIVAADSRMPRDGRFIEKLGTYNPLLPKDSEERIKMDADRVKHWLDQGAQPTDRVARFLEAAGVLEGKTRNNPNKAKPGKKAEERAEEKAAKAAAPAEEVAEEAAE; this is encoded by the coding sequence ATGGCTATGAAAATCCGTCTCGCCCGCGGTGGTTCCAAGAAGCGTCCGTTTTACCGGATCGTTGCGGCTGACAGCCGTATGCCTCGCGATGGCCGCTTCATCGAAAAGCTCGGCACCTACAATCCGCTTTTGCCAAAAGACAGCGAAGAGCGCATCAAAATGGACGCCGATCGTGTGAAGCATTGGCTGGATCAAGGCGCTCAGCCGACTGACCGCGTTGCACGTTTCCTGGAAGCTGCCGGCGTTCTTGAAGGCAAGACCCGCAACAACCCGAACAAAGCCAAGCCGGGCAAGAAAGCTGAAGAGCGCGCAGAAGAGAAAGCCGCCAAAGCAGCAGCCCCAGCCGAAGAAGTTGCAGAAGAGGCGGCGGAATAA
- a CDS encoding GNAT family N-acetyltransferase, translated as MNAVSPMIVPIIETTRLILREYRRSDFDPIAAHWQSDRTKHTGGPLNRRDAWKAFAGDCGQWHLRGYGMWIVQDKASGDTAGYVGFYEPDHYSETELGWVLLAPFEGKGLADEAVRAARAYGETNFGISQPCSYIATDNDRSVALAKKLGATLEDTRDIGHGPFHIYRHPRGQTS; from the coding sequence ATGAACGCTGTCAGCCCTATGATCGTCCCGATTATCGAAACCACTCGCCTAATCCTACGGGAGTATCGCCGGTCGGATTTCGACCCGATCGCCGCCCACTGGCAAAGCGACCGAACGAAACACACAGGTGGACCGCTAAACAGACGCGACGCGTGGAAAGCCTTTGCCGGAGACTGCGGACAATGGCACCTGCGCGGCTACGGCATGTGGATTGTCCAGGACAAAGCCAGCGGTGATACTGCCGGGTATGTCGGATTTTACGAACCCGATCATTACAGCGAAACCGAACTTGGTTGGGTTTTACTTGCACCCTTTGAAGGCAAAGGTCTGGCGGATGAGGCCGTTCGCGCAGCCCGTGCCTACGGCGAAACAAATTTCGGCATAAGCCAACCGTGCAGCTACATCGCCACTGACAACGACCGCTCGGTCGCACTTGCCAAAAAGTTGGGCGCAACGCTTGAAGATACCCGCGACATTGGTCACGGCCCATTCCACATTTACCGTCATCCACGGGGGCAAACGTCATGA
- a CDS encoding F0F1 ATP synthase subunit B': protein MATETTDAAHGAAAEAPGMPQLDFSTFPNQIFWLLVTLVAIYFVLSRIALPRIASVLAERQGTITNDIAAAEELKQKAAEAEAAYEKALADARAEASRIAGEAKAEVQAEVEVAMQKADAEIAARTSESESRIAEIRDGAAQAVRDVAKDTAEAVVSAMGVDVDASTIAAAVDTRTKG from the coding sequence ATGGCGACAGAAACAACAGACGCCGCACACGGAGCCGCTGCAGAAGCCCCTGGCATGCCGCAGTTGGACTTTTCCACGTTTCCGAACCAGATATTCTGGCTTCTGGTGACGTTGGTTGCCATCTATTTCGTGCTGTCGCGCATCGCGCTGCCACGGATTGCATCGGTTCTGGCGGAACGCCAGGGCACGATCACCAATGATATCGCTGCTGCTGAAGAGCTGAAGCAAAAGGCTGCTGAGGCCGAAGCCGCTTACGAAAAAGCGCTGGCCGATGCCCGTGCCGAAGCAAGCCGCATTGCTGGTGAAGCGAAAGCCGAGGTTCAGGCCGAGGTTGAAGTTGCGATGCAAAAGGCAGACGCCGAGATTGCCGCGCGCACTTCCGAAAGCGAATCGCGTATCGCAGAAATCCGCGATGGTGCTGCGCAAGCTGTGCGTGACGTCGCCAAAGACACTGCCGAAGCTGTGGTGTCGGCGATGGGTGTTGATGTGGATGCATCCACAATTGCCGCCGCAGTTGACACACGGACAAAGGGGTAA